In a genomic window of Dyadobacter fermentans DSM 18053:
- a CDS encoding ATP-binding protein, which yields MSGIVPAKESGLDSNDKLQLQSMVESAPFPIGVYVGREMRIALVNQSIIDVWGKGPEVVGKTYAEVLPELAGTGIYEQIQKVYTTGEPHHANNQRVDLVVDGILQEFYFKYSFTPLFDAQGEVYGVMNTAADVTDLVLARQQLELAQTSLKGAIDLAQLGTWELDLTTRAVSYSENIQSWFGFAKERIAIDDVYDPMHPEDRDPVEAAINRAIAPGSSGIFDAEYRLVHPDTRSERVVHARGIVVSNAEGKPYKLLGTAQDVTAERHRQQDLERLVQERTTELEALNEELAAQNEEYMVVNEELEEANRLLLRSNENLEQFAYAAGHDLQEPLRKIRQFSALLTSHIPGAAGNDARYIERINAAAGRMSTLINDLLEFSNITTGQARIEPVELNAVIDTILLDLDLIIAETNAHVQVERLPVIEGNALQLGQLFRNLLANALKFRRPGHAPVVLVTYDQVPRTLLPAAANPVRKSEVYHLIQVQDNGIGFDEQYLDRIFQVFQRLHGRSEYEGTGIGLAICEKVVTHHGGALTASSQLGHGATFKIFLPM from the coding sequence ATGAGCGGCATTGTTCCGGCTAAGGAATCGGGCCTAGATTCAAATGATAAGCTTCAACTTCAAAGCATGGTGGAGAGTGCCCCTTTTCCCATTGGCGTGTATGTGGGGCGCGAAATGCGCATTGCGCTTGTTAATCAATCCATCATCGACGTTTGGGGAAAAGGTCCGGAAGTAGTGGGTAAAACGTACGCCGAAGTGTTGCCCGAGCTCGCGGGAACCGGCATTTACGAACAAATCCAAAAAGTATACACCACCGGCGAGCCCCACCACGCCAATAACCAGCGCGTAGACCTGGTTGTCGACGGCATTTTGCAGGAGTTTTATTTCAAATACAGCTTTACCCCGCTTTTCGACGCGCAGGGAGAGGTGTATGGTGTAATGAACACCGCTGCCGACGTGACTGACCTGGTGCTGGCCCGCCAGCAGCTCGAATTGGCCCAGACAAGCCTGAAAGGTGCCATTGACCTCGCCCAGCTCGGCACCTGGGAGCTCGACCTGACTACACGAGCGGTGAGTTATTCGGAAAACATTCAATCCTGGTTTGGTTTCGCAAAAGAACGGATCGCGATCGACGACGTATACGACCCGATGCACCCCGAAGACCGCGACCCCGTAGAGGCGGCGATCAACCGGGCGATCGCGCCGGGCTCTTCCGGGATTTTCGATGCGGAGTACCGCCTGGTTCATCCCGATACACGTTCGGAGCGGGTGGTGCATGCGCGGGGGATTGTGGTATCGAATGCCGAGGGCAAGCCCTATAAATTGCTGGGAACGGCCCAGGATGTGACCGCCGAGCGCCACAGGCAGCAGGATCTGGAGCGGCTCGTGCAGGAGCGGACCACAGAGCTGGAAGCCCTCAACGAAGAACTTGCCGCACAAAATGAGGAATATATGGTTGTAAATGAAGAGCTCGAAGAAGCCAACCGCCTTCTGTTGCGCTCGAATGAAAACCTCGAACAATTTGCGTACGCAGCCGGCCACGATTTGCAGGAGCCGCTGCGCAAAATACGGCAGTTCAGCGCGTTACTGACATCCCATATACCCGGCGCGGCCGGAAACGACGCCAGGTACATTGAGCGGATCAATGCCGCAGCGGGAAGAATGTCCACATTGATCAACGACCTGCTGGAATTTTCCAACATCACAACCGGCCAGGCGCGCATCGAGCCGGTGGAATTGAATGCGGTGATCGACACCATACTGCTCGACCTGGACCTCATTATCGCCGAAACCAATGCGCATGTGCAAGTTGAGCGGCTCCCCGTGATCGAAGGCAATGCATTGCAGCTGGGTCAGCTTTTCAGGAACCTGCTGGCAAATGCATTGAAATTCCGTCGGCCCGGGCACGCGCCGGTGGTGCTCGTCACTTACGACCAGGTACCCCGAACGCTGCTTCCCGCCGCCGCGAACCCGGTCCGCAAATCGGAGGTCTATCACCTGATCCAGGTGCAGGACAATGGGATAGGGTTTGACGAACAATATCTGGACCGCATATTTCAGGTGTTCCAGCGGCTTCACGGGCGGAGCGAATATGAAGGGACAGGCATCGGATTGGCGATTTGCGAAAAGGTGGTGACGCATCATGGCGGCGCGCTCACGGCAAGCAGTCAACTCGGGCACGGAGCCACGTTCAAGATTTTTTTACCAATGTAG
- a CDS encoding zinc ribbon domain-containing protein YjdM, whose product MPELAPCPQCKSTYTYEMGSLLLCPECGYEWSPAEAEAPEDTFVVKDANGNVLQNGDSVVTIKNLPVKGSSQSIKAGTKVRNIRLVDSDHNIDCKIDGFGAMALKSEFVKKA is encoded by the coding sequence ATGCCTGAATTAGCACCTTGCCCCCAATGTAAATCCACTTACACCTACGAAATGGGCTCCCTGTTGCTTTGCCCCGAATGCGGCTACGAATGGAGCCCGGCCGAGGCCGAAGCCCCCGAGGACACATTTGTTGTAAAAGACGCCAACGGCAATGTCCTGCAAAACGGCGATTCCGTGGTCACGATTAAAAACCTGCCGGTGAAAGGCTCTTCCCAATCGATCAAGGCCGGAACGAAAGTGAGAAACATCCGCCTGGTAGACAGCGATCACAACATCGACTGCAAAATAGACGGCTTCGGCGCCATGGCACTGAAATCGGAATTTGTGAAGAAGGCGTAG
- a CDS encoding VOC family protein, translating to MATKIFVNLPVKDLNKSKTFFEGLGFTFNPQFSDENAACMVISDAIFAMLLTEPYFATFTQKPISNAHESTEVLIALDAASREEVQQTVAKAKELGATIYKDAADHGWMYQHSFADLDGHQWELAYMDETQFPAS from the coding sequence ATGGCAACCAAAATTTTTGTTAACCTGCCGGTTAAGGATCTCAACAAATCAAAAACATTTTTCGAAGGTCTTGGCTTTACCTTCAATCCCCAGTTTTCCGATGAAAATGCCGCCTGCATGGTGATCAGCGACGCTATTTTCGCAATGCTGCTCACGGAGCCCTATTTTGCGACATTCACCCAAAAGCCGATTTCCAACGCCCACGAAAGCACCGAAGTGCTGATCGCCCTCGACGCCGCGTCGCGCGAGGAGGTGCAGCAAACCGTCGCCAAAGCGAAAGAGCTGGGCGCCACCATTTATAAGGACGCCGCCGACCACGGCTGGATGTATCAGCACAGCTTTGCCGACCTGGACGGCCATCAGTGGGAGCTTGCCTACATGGACGAAACTCAGTTCCCTGCGTCATAA
- a CDS encoding helix-turn-helix domain-containing protein, whose amino-acid sequence MKKKMSIPYYTDINAFLESIPSAGRTTNPLFYCLRLKKLEHPAEIYKPPFKRSFYFFALFVNSGNAQVSYGDKTVTNPESYLVFHSPDLVYSFSHDETLEGYVIYFKSECFSFFKPDFHDEFPFFNRMYTNLFKLDQATFDALAPHFGEVLAAYERSGPESHMEARARLLALLYYMKVFVAERKKIARFATPQQLLLSKYLQLVNNHYIDKRTVKEYADLLSVTPNHLSQSVKAVSGKNALSYIAARLITEAKSLLLYTHVDMAEIAYQLGFSDPANFGSFFKKHERISPLAFRKQKHK is encoded by the coding sequence ATGAAAAAGAAAATGTCCATTCCTTATTATACAGACATCAACGCCTTCCTGGAATCGATCCCTTCGGCAGGCAGGACAACCAATCCGCTGTTCTATTGTCTCAGGCTGAAAAAGTTGGAACACCCGGCGGAAATCTACAAACCTCCCTTCAAAAGGTCGTTTTATTTTTTCGCATTGTTTGTCAACTCCGGCAATGCGCAAGTCAGTTATGGGGATAAAACCGTCACCAACCCGGAATCGTACCTGGTCTTTCACTCGCCCGACCTGGTGTACAGCTTCTCGCACGACGAAACTTTGGAAGGGTACGTAATCTATTTCAAATCCGAATGCTTCTCGTTTTTCAAGCCGGATTTTCATGATGAATTCCCGTTCTTCAACCGGATGTATACCAATCTGTTTAAGCTCGACCAGGCGACCTTCGACGCCCTGGCCCCGCATTTCGGGGAAGTACTGGCCGCTTACGAGCGGTCCGGCCCTGAGTCGCACATGGAAGCGCGGGCACGGTTGCTGGCATTGCTCTATTATATGAAGGTGTTTGTGGCGGAACGAAAGAAAATAGCCCGGTTTGCAACGCCCCAGCAACTGCTTTTAAGCAAATACCTGCAATTGGTGAACAATCATTATATTGATAAAAGAACAGTAAAAGAATACGCCGACCTACTCTCTGTGACGCCCAACCATCTTTCTCAGTCGGTGAAGGCCGTGTCGGGCAAAAATGCGCTTTCTTACATTGCCGCGCGGTTAATTACGGAGGCGAAATCGCTGCTTCTGTACACGCACGTGGATATGGCCGAGATCGCCTACCAGCTTGGCTTTTCGGACCCGGCTAATTTTGGCAGTTTTTTCAAAAAACATGAGCGGATATCGCCGCTGGCCTTCCGGAAGCAGAAGCATAAATAG
- a CDS encoding glycosyl hydrolase family 95 catalytic domain-containing protein, whose translation MKIINAIATALLLNALSTDVIAQKGQDLKLWYSKPASRWVEALPVGNGHIGAMVFGGVEEELMQLNESTLWSGGPVKTNVNPASASYLPQVRKALLEEQDYQKANELLKKMQGLYTESYMPMADLKIVHDLKGQPASAYYRDLDIAHSKATTRFSAGGVDYKREVFTSAPDNIMVIKVSASKPNALNFTVSLSSQLRYRLEASGNKELLVNGKAPSHVAPNYYNPPGQEPIIYDDPNGCNGTRFQIRTKAVSRGGTTVVDTAGIHVKNATEVVIFLSAATSFNGFDKCPDKDGKDEKALAKNYLDKALAKGYATLATSHQHDYHSYFNRVSFSVTDTLTRNPNTALPSDERLMAYAKGDYDPGLETLYYQFGRYLLISSSRAALPGVPAGPPANLQGIWNKEMRPPWSSNYTININTQMNYWPAEVANLSEMHRPLLSWIKDLSQTGAVTAKEFYDAKGWVAHHNADIWGMSNPVGNVGDGDPVWANWYMGANWLCQHLWEHYRFSGDKAFLRDKGYPLMKEAALFTLDWLVEDKDGYLVTAPSTSPENKFKDPKGGEAAVSVATTMDISIIHDLFSNLIDAAEVLGTDEDFRKLLIEKRAKLYPLKIDGRGRLQEWYKDFEETDTLHRHVSHLFALHPGRRISPETPEFFQAAKKTLEVRGDHGTGWSKGWKINFWARLLDGDHAYLLIRQLMKYTNEGNSEYRGGGTYPNFFDAHPPFQIDGNFAGTAGMSEMLIQSHLNEVYLLPALPNAWKHGQVKGLRARGGFEVTMNWKNGKLANASVKSENGNNCTIKTRGPVKISGAKSVEKRTESGYINQFPTTKGGTYQIQAQ comes from the coding sequence ATGAAGATAATCAATGCAATAGCAACAGCGCTGCTCCTGAATGCGCTTTCAACCGACGTGATTGCGCAGAAAGGCCAGGACCTGAAACTATGGTATAGCAAACCCGCCTCGCGCTGGGTAGAGGCGCTGCCGGTGGGTAACGGGCATATCGGCGCCATGGTGTTCGGCGGTGTGGAAGAGGAACTGATGCAGCTCAATGAGAGCACATTGTGGTCGGGCGGGCCGGTGAAGACGAACGTGAACCCTGCCTCGGCCTCCTACCTGCCGCAGGTGCGGAAAGCATTGCTGGAAGAGCAGGACTACCAGAAAGCCAACGAGTTGCTCAAAAAAATGCAGGGCCTTTACACGGAATCCTACATGCCCATGGCCGACCTGAAGATCGTCCATGACCTGAAAGGACAGCCGGCCTCGGCCTACTACCGCGACCTCGATATCGCGCACTCCAAAGCGACAACCCGTTTTTCCGCCGGGGGTGTTGACTATAAACGGGAAGTGTTCACTTCGGCACCGGATAATATTATGGTGATCAAAGTGTCCGCTTCAAAACCCAATGCGCTCAATTTCACTGTTTCGCTCAGCAGCCAGCTGCGCTACCGGCTCGAAGCTTCGGGTAACAAGGAGCTGCTCGTGAACGGCAAGGCCCCATCGCACGTGGCACCGAACTATTATAATCCGCCGGGCCAGGAGCCAATCATTTACGACGATCCGAATGGCTGCAACGGCACCCGTTTCCAGATCCGCACCAAAGCCGTGAGCAGAGGAGGCACAACGGTCGTCGACACAGCCGGTATCCATGTTAAAAATGCTACGGAAGTGGTGATTTTCCTTTCCGCGGCCACAAGTTTCAACGGCTTCGACAAATGCCCCGACAAAGATGGCAAGGATGAAAAAGCATTGGCGAAAAACTACCTCGACAAGGCCCTGGCCAAAGGGTACGCCACGCTGGCTACCAGCCACCAGCACGACTATCACAGCTATTTCAACCGCGTAAGTTTCTCGGTAACAGACACGCTCACACGCAACCCGAACACTGCATTGCCTTCGGACGAGCGCCTGATGGCCTATGCCAAAGGCGATTACGACCCGGGGCTGGAAACATTGTACTACCAGTTTGGCCGGTATCTGCTCATTTCTTCTTCACGCGCCGCATTGCCGGGCGTGCCCGCCGGACCACCTGCCAATTTGCAGGGCATTTGGAACAAAGAAATGCGCCCGCCGTGGAGCTCCAACTACACCATCAATATCAACACGCAAATGAACTATTGGCCTGCGGAAGTGGCTAACCTGTCGGAAATGCACCGGCCGCTGCTTTCGTGGATCAAAGACCTCTCGCAAACCGGCGCGGTAACGGCCAAAGAATTTTACGATGCCAAAGGCTGGGTGGCGCACCATAATGCCGATATATGGGGAATGTCCAATCCGGTGGGAAATGTGGGCGATGGCGACCCGGTGTGGGCCAACTGGTACATGGGTGCCAACTGGCTCTGCCAGCATTTGTGGGAGCATTACCGGTTTTCGGGCGATAAGGCATTTCTGCGGGACAAAGGCTACCCGCTCATGAAAGAAGCCGCGCTGTTTACGCTCGACTGGCTCGTGGAAGACAAGGATGGCTACCTGGTTACGGCGCCGTCCACCTCGCCGGAAAACAAGTTCAAAGACCCGAAAGGCGGAGAAGCCGCCGTATCGGTGGCCACTACGATGGATATTTCGATCATCCACGACCTGTTTTCCAACCTGATAGACGCCGCCGAAGTGCTTGGTACCGACGAGGATTTCCGGAAACTGCTCATTGAAAAGCGGGCCAAGCTCTATCCGCTGAAAATAGACGGGCGGGGAAGGTTGCAGGAATGGTACAAAGACTTTGAAGAAACCGACACACTCCACCGGCACGTATCGCATTTGTTCGCGCTGCATCCGGGGCGCCGCATTTCGCCGGAAACGCCCGAGTTTTTCCAGGCTGCGAAAAAAACGCTGGAAGTCCGGGGCGATCACGGCACGGGTTGGAGCAAGGGCTGGAAGATCAATTTCTGGGCGAGGCTGCTCGACGGCGACCACGCTTACCTGCTCATCCGCCAGCTGATGAAATATACCAATGAAGGAAATAGCGAATACCGCGGCGGAGGCACCTATCCCAACTTTTTCGACGCCCACCCACCCTTCCAGATCGACGGGAATTTCGCGGGCACAGCCGGCATGTCGGAAATGCTGATCCAGAGCCATTTAAACGAAGTATACCTGCTGCCAGCATTGCCGAATGCCTGGAAACACGGACAGGTTAAAGGCCTGAGAGCGAGAGGTGGTTTTGAGGTTACGATGAACTGGAAAAATGGAAAGCTGGCCAATGCCAGTGTGAAATCCGAGAATGGGAACAATTGTACGATCAAAACGAGGGGGCCGGTAAAGATATCGGGCGCCAAATCCGTCGAAAAGCGGACCGAGTCGGGTTACATCAATCAATTTCCTACTACCAAAGGCGGGACGTACCAGATTCAGGCGCAATAG
- a CDS encoding ABC transporter permease, whose protein sequence is MVRNYFKIALRTLLLNKVYSFINVTGLSIGLAAAMLILLYTKDEVSFDQFHAHNPNIYRITNKYISPDGQHVGSMGNTGYVAGPAFAAGVPEIRAFVRFHGHRNDIKRGSEIKSEDIFRADSAFFSVFSLPLLSGDPKTALKEPRSVVLSEEMAEKQFGSRNVLGRTVLMKDSFDKDARFEPYTVTGVAKKTPQNSSIKFDIVIPMVIGPSEVHRATNWFNTFMNTFVLLAPGANIAHVERKMNLIYNAEAKEAIREVALKYGMKNKKVYTLQPFTDMHLSAELPSDGGLVGHSNPLWSYILTGIALFILAIACINFINLTVARSLKRAKEIGIRKVVGSGRRQLVVQFLGESFLLCVIAFVLALVLVELALPVFNDLSNKALALSYLFDTGLVLGYLALLFVTGLLAGIYPAFVLSAYDPVKTLYHRLQLSGKGYLQTSLVVLQFTIASFLIIGTLTINSQFNYLINKDLGYNDAHLISIDKPNLTREQAHVLTQELQKDPNILAVAPKNGGRWNTAAKVNQGKEIAFIYETVDPEYLPAIQVPVVKGRNFSPAFPADSTGSVLVNEAFVKQAGWKDPIGQIVDFSYENFKCTVVGVVKDYHYTDLNEEIGPQLFTMRPGNSYGRFFVKIKPGSETSSLRHIADTYARLFPLNPYTYRFMDDENRKRYESEARWRQIMLFGTTLTIFISCIGLFGLATLSAERRRKEVGIRKIMGASVASITRLLTSDFLKLVAISFLFAFPLAYYAMSKWLQNYPYRIGVDASLFVEAALIAVLVAFLTVSFQSVRTAVTNPARSLRSE, encoded by the coding sequence ATGGTCCGTAACTATTTCAAAATCGCGCTGCGTACGCTGCTTCTCAACAAGGTTTACTCATTCATCAACGTCACAGGGCTGAGTATCGGGCTCGCCGCTGCGATGCTGATTTTGCTTTACACGAAGGACGAAGTCAGTTTCGACCAGTTTCATGCCCATAACCCGAATATTTACCGCATTACCAACAAATACATTTCGCCCGACGGCCAGCACGTGGGCTCGATGGGCAACACGGGTTACGTAGCCGGTCCGGCCTTTGCCGCCGGTGTGCCCGAAATAAGGGCATTCGTGCGTTTCCACGGGCACCGTAATGATATCAAAAGAGGCAGCGAAATCAAGAGTGAGGACATTTTCCGTGCCGATTCCGCCTTCTTTTCGGTCTTCTCCCTCCCCCTGCTGAGCGGCGACCCGAAAACCGCATTGAAAGAGCCGCGGTCGGTGGTACTGTCGGAAGAAATGGCCGAGAAGCAATTCGGCAGCAGGAATGTGCTCGGAAGGACGGTTTTGATGAAGGATAGTTTTGACAAGGACGCCCGCTTCGAACCTTACACGGTTACCGGCGTAGCAAAAAAAACACCGCAAAACTCATCGATCAAGTTCGATATCGTTATCCCGATGGTGATCGGGCCCAGCGAAGTCCACCGCGCTACCAACTGGTTCAATACATTCATGAACACATTCGTCCTGCTCGCTCCCGGCGCCAACATCGCGCATGTGGAGCGTAAGATGAACCTCATTTACAATGCCGAGGCGAAAGAGGCGATCAGGGAAGTGGCGCTGAAATACGGCATGAAGAACAAGAAAGTATACACCCTGCAACCGTTTACCGATATGCACCTGAGCGCCGAGCTGCCGTCGGACGGCGGCCTGGTGGGCCATAGCAATCCGCTTTGGTCGTATATTCTCACGGGCATTGCGCTTTTTATCCTCGCCATAGCATGCATTAACTTCATCAACCTGACCGTCGCCCGTTCGCTGAAACGTGCGAAGGAAATCGGTATCCGCAAGGTGGTGGGCAGCGGGCGCAGGCAGCTGGTTGTGCAGTTTCTGGGCGAATCCTTCCTGCTCTGTGTGATTGCATTCGTTTTGGCACTCGTGCTCGTGGAGCTCGCGCTGCCGGTTTTCAACGACCTCTCCAACAAGGCCCTGGCACTTTCGTACCTGTTTGATACCGGTCTCGTGCTGGGCTACCTCGCGCTGTTGTTCGTTACAGGCCTGCTAGCCGGGATTTATCCTGCATTCGTGCTGTCGGCCTATGATCCTGTCAAAACGCTTTACCACCGTTTGCAGCTTTCGGGCAAAGGCTATTTGCAAACTAGCCTGGTGGTGCTTCAATTTACCATTGCATCCTTTCTGATCATCGGCACGCTTACGATCAACTCCCAGTTCAACTATCTGATCAACAAAGACCTGGGCTATAACGATGCCCACCTGATCAGTATTGACAAACCGAACCTCACCCGCGAGCAGGCGCACGTGCTCACACAGGAGCTACAAAAAGACCCGAATATCCTGGCGGTGGCGCCCAAAAACGGGGGCCGCTGGAATACGGCGGCGAAGGTTAATCAGGGTAAGGAAATTGCGTTTATATATGAAACGGTCGATCCGGAATACCTGCCGGCCATTCAGGTACCGGTGGTGAAGGGACGTAACTTTTCGCCCGCTTTCCCTGCCGATTCCACGGGCTCGGTGCTGGTAAACGAAGCGTTTGTGAAGCAAGCCGGCTGGAAAGACCCGATCGGGCAGATCGTCGATTTTTCCTATGAAAATTTTAAATGCACGGTCGTGGGCGTCGTGAAAGACTATCATTACACCGACTTGAATGAGGAAATCGGCCCGCAGCTGTTCACCATGCGGCCGGGCAATTCCTACGGCAGGTTTTTCGTCAAAATCAAGCCCGGCTCCGAAACTTCGAGCCTTCGGCACATCGCTGATACTTACGCCCGGCTGTTTCCATTAAACCCCTACACCTACCGGTTCATGGACGACGAAAACCGGAAACGGTACGAATCGGAGGCCAGATGGAGGCAAATCATGCTTTTTGGCACCACGCTCACGATTTTCATCTCTTGCATAGGCCTGTTCGGGCTGGCTACGCTTTCCGCCGAGCGACGCAGGAAAGAAGTCGGTATCCGCAAAATCATGGGTGCGTCGGTGGCGAGCATTACCCGCCTGCTCACTTCCGATTTCCTGAAACTGGTCGCGATATCCTTCCTATTCGCATTTCCGCTGGCCTATTACGCCATGAGTAAATGGCTGCAAAATTATCCCTACCGCATCGGCGTAGACGCATCCCTGTTCGTGGAAGCCGCGCTGATAGCCGTGCTCGTCGCATTCCTGACGGTAAGTTTCCAATCCGTGCGGACGGCCGTGACCAACCCGGCCAGAAGTCTGCGGAGTGAATAG